GGTCGAAGCGGAGGTAGGGGTTCGCCTCGGCGAACGGGAAGTGGCTGCCGACCTGGATCGGCCGATCGGCGAGGTTCGTCACGGCGAGCCGCACCGCCTCGCGCCCAGCGTTGAGGACGAGCTCGCCCTCGCGCGGCAGCGCCTCGCCCGGCGCCTGCTCCTCGGGCGCCGGGGCGCCTTCGTCCCCGAAGGCGGAGAGCGGCGGTACGGGCAGGAACGAGCCGTGGAGCGCGAGCGAGAGGTCGCCGTCCTCGCCGGCGATGGGATGGTGGACGGTCACGAGCTTCGTGCCGTCGGGGAAGGTCCCCTCCACCTGGACCTCCTCGATGAGCCCCGGCACGCCCGCCATCACCTGCCGCCGGCCCAGGAGCCGCCGCCCCAGGTCCATGAGCTCCGCCACCCGCCGGCCGTCCCGGATGAGCTCGAGCAGCACGGTCGCCACGAGCGCGACCGCCTCGGGGTGGTTGAGGCGCAGGCCGCGCGCCAGCCGCTTCTGCGCGAGCGCGCCCGCCTGGTGCAAGACGAGCTTGTCGATCTCCCGCGGGGTGAGGTGCATGGTCCCCTCCTCTTCTAAGGTCTGCGGTCGAACGGCGAGCCGCCCAGCAGCGGGGCGGCGAAGGCGAGCGCGCGCCGCAGGTAGGCGGCGCCGGCGACGACGGTGCGGGCGGCGACGCGCAGGTGGAGGCCGTCGGCGAGCGGGCTCGCGGCGGCGAGCACCTCGGCCGCGGGATCGACCGGCGCGGACGCGAGCGCCTCGAGCAGCGCGGCGGCGCCGGACCGGAGCGCCGGCCCGACCGCGACGGCGGTGGCGACGAGCGCGAGGCCGTCCATGCGCGCGGCGGGCGGCGCGCCTTCGCCCTGGGCGAGCCGCACCGCGTCCGCCAGCGCCAGCCGGCCGGAGAGCGCGATCTCGTTGCGCGAGGCGTAGGCGTGGAACGCCCAGCGCTCGCCACGGGCGCCGCGCCCCTCGGTGAACGCGTCGAGGAGGAGCAGGCTCCCGCCCTCCTCCACCTCGAACCGCTGCTCCTGCTCGAAGCGGGCGCCGGCGAAGCAGGCGGTCGGCTCGGGGAGGACGGCCAGCAGCGCGCCCTCGGCGACGCGGGCGCGGAGCCGCTGCGAGGCGACCGCGCCGGTGGAGCGGTAGACGCGGGTGTTCGACTGGGTGGCGAGGAGCGCGGTGGCGCCGCGTTCCACGGCGACCTCCACGTCGATGGCGTCGCCGGCCACGAGGCCCCCGCCGTGGGTGGTGGCGACCGCCCACACGGCGCGGCCGCGCGACCGCGGCGTGAAGAGGCGGAGCGGGCTCGTCGAGGCACAGGAGAGGACGGCGCTCTCCCCCGCCACCAGGGCGGCGCGGAGGGAGCCGGCGCCGGGGGCGGCGGCGAGCGGCTGGGCGAGAGCAGGCAAGGTCGGGCGTTTCTCCTGCAACCGCGGCGCCAGGGGCGAAGAGGTACTCGCGAAGTGCTTGGAATGCGGGCGCCGCTTGGGTCGGCGGGCGGGCATGCGCGAAATGCGGTCAGCGCCTGCGAGCCGAACGAGCAGCTGGCCGGCCGCGCGTCACGCTCGGTGCGCCTCCGCTCACCTCTACCCTCCCGCCAACGCGAGGGGTTCGCGCCGGCCCCCGGCGGCCGCCGGGGCCCTGGCACGCTCCTCGCTATCGCGTGCTCCATCGCCTGGACGGCCTCGCCGCCAGCGCACCAGAAAGGGACGACATGCTCCGCAACACACGCTCCGTGAGGTGGCTCCCCGCAGCGCTCGGCCTCCTCGCCGCCTTGCTCCCGTCGAGCGGTCACGCCGCCGGCACCATCAAGGTCGGCGTCCTCCACTCGCTCTCCGGGACGATGGCCATCTCCGAGACGGCGCTGAAGGACGTGGCGCTCATGACCATCGAGGAGATCAACGCCTCGGGCGGCGTCCTGGGGAAGAAGCTCGAGCCGGTGGTGGTGGACCCCGCCTCCAACTGGCCCCTCTTCGCCGAGAAGGCGCGCCAGCTCGTGGCGCAGGACAAGGTGGCGGTGGTCTTCGGCTGCTGGACCTCGGTCTCGCGCAAGTCGGTGCTCCCCGTCTTCAAGGAGCTGAACGGGCTGCTCTTCTACCCGGTGCAGTACGAGGGCGAGGAGCTCGAGAAGAACGTCTTCTACACGGGGGCCGCGCCGAACCAGCAGGCCATCCCGGCCGTCGAGTACCTCATGGGCGAGGAGGGCGGCGGGGCCAAGCGCTTCTTCCTGCTCGGCACCG
The genomic region above belongs to Anaeromyxobacter diazotrophicus and contains:
- a CDS encoding urease subunit gamma; protein product: MHLTPREIDKLVLHQAGALAQKRLARGLRLNHPEAVALVATVLLELIRDGRRVAELMDLGRRLLGRRQVMAGVPGLIEEVQVEGTFPDGTKLVTVHHPIAGEDGDLSLALHGSFLPVPPLSAFGDEGAPAPEEQAPGEALPREGELVLNAGREAVRLAVTNLADRPIQVGSHFPFAEANPYLRFDRARAYGRRLDVPAGMAARFEPGETREVDLVELAGRRVVQGGNALSPGPVTEEGRARLVEEARRRGFALDEGSTP
- a CDS encoding urease accessory protein UreD yields the protein MPALAQPLAAAPGAGSLRAALVAGESAVLSCASTSPLRLFTPRSRGRAVWAVATTHGGGLVAGDAIDVEVAVERGATALLATQSNTRVYRSTGAVASQRLRARVAEGALLAVLPEPTACFAGARFEQEQRFEVEEGGSLLLLDAFTEGRGARGERWAFHAYASRNEIALSGRLALADAVRLAQGEGAPPAARMDGLALVATAVAVGPALRSGAAALLEALASAPVDPAAEVLAAASPLADGLHLRVAARTVVAGAAYLRRALAFAAPLLGGSPFDRRP